The following proteins are co-located in the Callithrix jacchus isolate 240 chromosome 10, calJac240_pri, whole genome shotgun sequence genome:
- the FADS3 gene encoding fatty acid desaturase 3 isoform X2 → MDEPGSNMGYGGHFPAWRTHRCPRSRSSGEERASEDAFRVFHQDLNFVRKFLQPLLIGELAPEEPSQDGPLNVQLVEDFRALHQAAEDMKLFDASPTFFAFLLGHILAMEVLAWLLIYLLGPGWVPSTLAAFILAISQAQSWCLQHDLGHASVFKKSRWNHVAQKFVMGQLKGFSAHWWNFRHFQHHAKPNIFHKDPDVTVAPFFLLGESSIEYGKKKRRYLPYNHQHLYFFLIGPPMLILVNFEVENLAYMLVCMQWADLLWAASFYARFFLSYLPFYGVPGVLLFFVAVRVLESHWFVWITQINHIPKEIGHEKHRDWVSSQLVATCNVEPSLFIDWFSGHLDFQIEHHLFPRMPRHNYSRVAPLVKSLCAKHGLSYEVKPFLTALVDIVRSLKKSGDIWLDTYLHQ, encoded by the exons ATGGATGAGCCAGGGTCAAATATGGGGTACGGAGGCCACTTCCCAGCGTGGAGGACCCATCGCTGTCCACGGAGCAGGTCTTCGGGGGAGGAGAGGGCCTCAGAG GATGCCTTCCGTGTCTTCCATCAAGATCTCAATTTTGTGCGCAAGTTCCTGCAGCCCCTGCTGATTGGAGAGCTGGCCCCGGAGGAACCCAGCCAGGATGGACCCCTGAAT GTACAGCTGGTCGAGGACTTCCGAGCTCTGCACCAGGCAGCTGAGGACATGAAGCTGTTTGATGCCAGTCCCACCTTCTTTGCTTTCCTGCTGGGCCACATCCTGGCCATGGAGGTGCTGGCCTGGCTCCTcatctacctcctgggtcctggCTGGGTGCCCAGCACCCTGGCCGCCTTCATCCTGGCCATCTCCCAG GCTCAGTCCTGGTGTCTGCAGCATGACCTGGGCCACGCCTCCGTCTTCAAGAAATCCCGGTGGAACCACGTGGCCCAGAAGTTCGTGATGGGGCAGCTAAAG GGCTTCTCCGCCCACTGGTGGAACTTCCGTCACTTCCAGCACCATGCCAAGCCCAACATCTTCCACAAAGACCCAGACGTGACGGTGGCACCGTTCTTCCTCCTGGGGGAGTCATCCAttgag TACGGCAAGAAGAAACGCAGGTACCTACCCTACAACCACCAGCACCTGTACTTCTTCCTGA TTGGCCCACCGATGCTCATCCTGGTGAACTTTGAAGTGGAAAATCTGGCATACATGCTGGTGTGCATGCAGTGGGCG GACTTGCTCTGGGCCGCCAGCTTCTATGCCCGCTTCTTCTTATCCTACCTCCCCTTCTACGGCGTCCCTGGGGTGCTGCTCTTCTTTGTTGCTGTCAG GGTCCTGGAGAGCCACTGGTTTGTGTGGATCACACAGATAAACCACATCCCCAAGGAGATCGGCCATGAGAAGCACCGGGACTGGGTCAGCTCTCAG CTGGTAGCCACCTGCAACGTGGAGCCCTCACTTTTCATCGACTGGTTCAGCGGGCACCTCGACTTCCAGATCGAGCACCA cctctttCCCAGGATGCCGAGACACAACTACAGCCGGGTGGCCCCGCTGGTCAAGTCGCTGTGTGCCAAGCACGGCCTTAGCTATGAGGTGAAGCCCTTCCTTACTGCGCTGGTGGACATTGTCAG
- the FADS3 gene encoding fatty acid desaturase 3 isoform X1, producing the protein MGGVGEPGPREGPAQPGAPLPIFCWEQIRAHDQPGDKWLVIERRVYDISRWEQRHPGGSRLIGHHGAEDATDAFRVFHQDLNFVRKFLQPLLIGELAPEEPSQDGPLNVQLVEDFRALHQAAEDMKLFDASPTFFAFLLGHILAMEVLAWLLIYLLGPGWVPSTLAAFILAISQAQSWCLQHDLGHASVFKKSRWNHVAQKFVMGQLKGFSAHWWNFRHFQHHAKPNIFHKDPDVTVAPFFLLGESSIEYGKKKRRYLPYNHQHLYFFLIGPPMLILVNFEVENLAYMLVCMQWADLLWAASFYARFFLSYLPFYGVPGVLLFFVAVRVLESHWFVWITQINHIPKEIGHEKHRDWVSSQLVATCNVEPSLFIDWFSGHLDFQIEHHLFPRMPRHNYSRVAPLVKSLCAKHGLSYEVKPFLTALVDIVRSLKKSGDIWLDTYLHQ; encoded by the exons ATGGGTGGAGTCGGAGAGCCTGGACCGCGGGAGGGACCCGCGCAGCCGGGGGCGCCGCTGCCCATCTTCTGCTGGGAGCAGATCCGCGCGCACGACCAGCCTGGCGACAAGTGGCTGGTCATCGAGCGCCGCGTCTACGACATCAGCCGCTGGGAACAGCGGCACCCGGGGGGCAGCCGCCTCATCGGCCACCACGGCGCTGAGGACGCTACG GATGCCTTCCGTGTCTTCCATCAAGATCTCAATTTTGTGCGCAAGTTCCTGCAGCCCCTGCTGATTGGAGAGCTGGCCCCGGAGGAACCCAGCCAGGATGGACCCCTGAAT GTACAGCTGGTCGAGGACTTCCGAGCTCTGCACCAGGCAGCTGAGGACATGAAGCTGTTTGATGCCAGTCCCACCTTCTTTGCTTTCCTGCTGGGCCACATCCTGGCCATGGAGGTGCTGGCCTGGCTCCTcatctacctcctgggtcctggCTGGGTGCCCAGCACCCTGGCCGCCTTCATCCTGGCCATCTCCCAG GCTCAGTCCTGGTGTCTGCAGCATGACCTGGGCCACGCCTCCGTCTTCAAGAAATCCCGGTGGAACCACGTGGCCCAGAAGTTCGTGATGGGGCAGCTAAAG GGCTTCTCCGCCCACTGGTGGAACTTCCGTCACTTCCAGCACCATGCCAAGCCCAACATCTTCCACAAAGACCCAGACGTGACGGTGGCACCGTTCTTCCTCCTGGGGGAGTCATCCAttgag TACGGCAAGAAGAAACGCAGGTACCTACCCTACAACCACCAGCACCTGTACTTCTTCCTGA TTGGCCCACCGATGCTCATCCTGGTGAACTTTGAAGTGGAAAATCTGGCATACATGCTGGTGTGCATGCAGTGGGCG GACTTGCTCTGGGCCGCCAGCTTCTATGCCCGCTTCTTCTTATCCTACCTCCCCTTCTACGGCGTCCCTGGGGTGCTGCTCTTCTTTGTTGCTGTCAG GGTCCTGGAGAGCCACTGGTTTGTGTGGATCACACAGATAAACCACATCCCCAAGGAGATCGGCCATGAGAAGCACCGGGACTGGGTCAGCTCTCAG CTGGTAGCCACCTGCAACGTGGAGCCCTCACTTTTCATCGACTGGTTCAGCGGGCACCTCGACTTCCAGATCGAGCACCA cctctttCCCAGGATGCCGAGACACAACTACAGCCGGGTGGCCCCGCTGGTCAAGTCGCTGTGTGCCAAGCACGGCCTTAGCTATGAGGTGAAGCCCTTCCTTACTGCGCTGGTGGACATTGTCAG